The Brettanomyces bruxellensis chromosome 8, complete sequence genome segment CTTTAGATTTGTGCCTGAAAGAGGTGGAACAACCTGCTCaagctctttttttgcgGTGGCACATGTTGAAAATGACGGAATTCCACCCGAAGGCTCCCAGACACGACTATCAAGACGGTCGGTGGTTATTCCAGTGTTTGCATTTGCGTTTGTGTTTGTAGTTGTGCTTAAATCTGAATTTATCTCCGTGTTCATCATTTCGTTTTTTCTCCAGCTATCCATGCCACTTAATCGATAAAAGCTGTTGGATTGGTGTCTATGTTCGCTCGGCAGAGAATATTATCGTGTGTTCGTCCATGTAGTCTGCACCAGACTAGATATATGCCCACTTTTATATACACATGTCCAGGGAGTAAAAGTGAGGATGTTCTGTTCCTAAAAGGGAAGTCCAAAAGAAGGACTTGAAAAAATgttttaaaaataaaaaaagtagaacATACTAATTTTTTCGTGCCAGGCCAGGCTACATTATTTGACTCCATGCATCTTTCACACTTTTTCTGGCGCCTAACCAGAACAAAAGTGGACCAGATACTTTTAAATTGGCCTTTCAATTTTGATCCGgtaaatcttctttttcctatCGTCCTGAAATGTGTGCTACCTCACCTCGATGCTCATACACAGCTTGGAGATAATGACTTACAATTACAAACTATTGACTACCACTCATCAACCAATGCTAAtatgctattttttttatttaaaacGAGAGAGGTATAGAATTCGATACCCATAATACAAAATTATCAGACCTGGAATGCCTCTATCTTAAGGTGAGGCTTCCTGACGATTCGCAGAAGAAACCGCTTTTTTCTAGATGCACTTTCCTTGCTTGCACTAGAAGACCCTTCTTTCTTAGAACTTGCCTTTTCGATACTATCAAGAAGTTTGATAGCAGACTCGACAACCTGATCTGGGCAGTATTTAAGATTATCAGAGTTGACAGGAGTAGTTGGCGGGGTTTTAGGAGTGCGCTGCACAGACCTAACGGTTCCTTGTTTGAAGTTGACAAGGAGAATAAACTTCTGAGATCTTGGagccatttttatttgaaacTTTGAAGAATTAGAAACGAGTtgtggatgaagaaagattcAAAAGATGCTATCGAATTGTGTTCAAAAGAGAGTCATATGCCTCGAATTTATACTTGCACCAACAGAACATCGATACTTGTCAGGAATCCTTGATCACTCAAAAAGTCACACTGATTTAATTAAATCGACCAATCCGCAGCAGTAAAAATTAACAGAACAGAACAAGCTAAGAAGACAGCTGAATTGAGCAATATGACATGTACGTATTTGATCAGCTATTCCAACAGAATATTTCTCTGTCAACTGCTCCACAAGACACGATGAGCTCTTTTTGATCCCTATCTGTCAAAACTCCAGCTGACACAGTTTTAATTCGGCCTTTATGAGCTTGAATGGTCTCAGTAACCTTGCCATTACTGAGATCAAAACCCCTGATAAGGCCATCATTTCCCACAATCCATATTCCATTTCTTCCAGCAGGTCTAGGCATCAGAACTGGTGTTGAAAACTTGTCCTGAGGAGTCATCGCGTTGAAGTTTGACACAATAATGTTTCTAATGATTGGAACACCTGGATCCAACTTTCCCTCTGTCTGCTTTTGGGCTAATTTATGCAAATCATTAAGCATATCCTTACGATCAACATCAAAGGCCATCCCCAAATTTGCTTCCAACATCTCTCTAATGCTTGGAAGTGCAAACGTCACTATTCTCAGGTATGGTGTATGATTTGTTGCAATTGAGACAAGACCACTAGATGATTCGGCGATCGCCATTGGATGAAAAACGTGGCTTGAAAACTCTGAATCATTTAGTGAGAGCTTGGCAAGTTCAACTATAGATTCAACAtcatttttctcattttgcCGATCAACTGTGAAAACATGAATCAAAGAACTGTCAACACGCCCAACGAGAATTATTGGAAGCTTCAACTCTTCATCCGCAAGCACTGCAACGCATGTTCCTTGTGTTGGTAGCGTAATTCTGCCAATGACTTGCAGATGCGGATCGCTTCTTTCATTGGCCACTTTACATACCACTAATCGGCAATCCCAACCCAGCGAGCAAAAGTATCCAGCCCCAAACTCAAAGGAGTGGTAGTTTACTGCAGTAATCAACTTACGATGAAGATCAATACTCTCTCCGGTCAATGAAATCCCGTATCTACCAGTGTTGGCATCTTTTTGAACTGTGCTTATTGAAAGATTACCATTCATACTGCAAATCAGCACATATCCAGTGCCAGGAATACATGCCATAGCTTTAACTGGAGATCTGCCTGCAAGGCCTTCTTCCTTAACAAGAACTTGCTGCTTTTCCAAGTCGTATATACAGATAGACCGGCTGCTTGTACTGAAAAGTCCAACTGTCTTCACCCCACCATCTAAGGTCACGTGATCAACCTTTGAAAAGATCACTAGTGTTTTGTCAAACAAGTCGATTTCTGCACTTTTCTCGGGCGTGCCGACCGTCCATCTCCCAATGCTGATGTGCTTTTCAGAAATTAATCGTTGTTGCTCCACCGTGAAGGCTGAATTAATGCTACTTGTTGCATTTCTGGCGGTGCTGGCTCTAATCGGCAAGGTAGCATTGCTGGCATTGCTAGACTTCGCATCAGGTTCCTCTGCCGAATTCTCGAGACCTCGAAATTTAAGGTAGTCCTTCACCAACACAGTGAGTGACTCATCAATGCTTTCCGTGTTGAATTTCCTGTTGACCTCAATCTCAAACGCTCGTAATGTATTGCTAAGGCTGTGCTGCTTCAAATAGTGTGCAATTAGCTTTTGGACGTACAAATCTTCGTCCATAGTACGAGAAGTAGGATCTAAACGACACGGAATGCAGAAATCGGAATGCTGACTAAACCAATGCTGATCTGTGGCTTTGATTGGCAGTTATTTATGGCACTATTGTGAGCTTGCATCTCCGATAAGATATAGGATGAAATAATCGTAGTCGCGCTAAAGAGGcacgtcgatcgacgtgataataaaaattgcGGTCGGGTTATTTATCGAGGTGCGAGGTGTAGATTTCAGGATGGAGTCGTAAGGGGTGGAAGGAGAATGAAaaggaagcaaaaaagcTTGGAAAGGGGTGGGGTATATACTCAGTTTATAGGCAATATAATTGAATATGGTTGATGCAATTAATTCAGGGAGGAATATGCAAGTTGCTCAAGCAATGTAATGGAGGTGCCTCATAATGCTTTAATATTCGCAGTCACAAGGCCCCAGCAGCAGGATAAGTTCGCGGGGTGGAATATCAGCTTTACCGGGAAGTGGGATCTCCGAATTAAGGGgagcgaaaaaaagacaggGCAAGGCAGGGTTGGAAGTGTAAGGAGATTTTTCTCCTAGCAAGCGGACAATAGGCGAGGCAGTGTGCGgcaagtgaaaaattttgatttcGGAacagcgaaaaaaaaaaaaccgATTCACCAGGAAGAgcgagagaaaaaaaaaaaattatatacaGATGAGGATTAAAGAGATAAGTACACTCTCACAGAAGAGCATCACTAATAAAAGTTAGAGAAAGTCTTTTGGACCGTATCAACAGCCAAGGAAGcttttttatattcaaCATGGGTAAAGGAAAGCCAAGAGGACTTAACTCCGCCAGAAAGCTCAGAACcaagagaagaaacaaCAAGTGGGCAGACTCGTTGTACAAGTCTAGATTGCTTGGTACTGCATACAAGTCATCTCCATTTGCAGGTGCTTCTCACGCAAAGGGTATCGTCTTGGAAAAATTGGGTGTCGAATCCAAACAGCCAAACTCCGCTATCAGAAAGTGTGTGAGGGTGCAATTGGTCAAGAACGGTAAGAAGGTTACTGCTTTCGTTCCAAACGATGGTTGTTTGAACTACGTTGATGAGAACGATGAGGTTTTGCTTGCCGGATTCGGTAGAAGAGGTAGAGCTAAGGGTGATCTTCCCGGTGTTAGATTCAAGGTTGTCAAGGTTGCCGGTGTGTCTTTGTCCGCTTTGtggaaggagaagaaggagaagccAAGAACCTAATTGGCTGCACTGTTCTCTGTTATAATGCTCATACGAAGATCTATACAGGCATTTCAATATAATCTGTTACAAAAGTATGCTACTGCGTGTACGATGGTGTAGGGTAGTTGGGTGCGTGATGTCTTGAGGTACGACAGGAATGTAGTGACTGGTAATAACAGTATTTATTGCTGGAGTGGGTTCAACATTCGTACTTAGTGTATTTATTGCTGGAGATATCCATCCTTTGTAGGTATAGTGCTTTTTATATTGAACGTACAAAGATAAGGAACGCTACGGAATATTAGAGAGTATGAAATGCTAAAGAgcagaaaatattaaagagTATGGAATGCCTATGATTGAATATTAAAGACTATGGAATAGAGTACGAGATATCAAACAGTATAAACACAAACTACATCTACTACACTACCACAAATCTTTATAATACCATTCCCATATATATACTTCACACACAATTAAAATGCATTCACACCCTTACCTTCAATAGAAACACCGCCCTTCTTCTTCGACGACTTCTTTTGCGACAAGTGCGTCAGCTTCTGGTTCAATCTCTTGAATCTTTCATCTCTACTAAGAGACGATCCGATTCCCATTGCTGCAACTGTCGATCTTCCACTTCTCCGCAGTTCATCCACATTAACCTGCGGTGCAATACTGTAAACTTTCGCAGAAACTTCTGGAGCTGCTGCCCTCTTTCTCCTGTCTGCACTTTCCTGATAAAGCGTCTTTCTGACTGCTTTTTTGTGAGTGTCTGCACCTGAGTGTAATCTCTGGTCTGCCTTGAGCTTTTCGATGTTAAACGAGGCGGTTGGCACTCTCTTTGCCCTGTAATTGTCAGATCTGCCCATGATCGGCCTGGTCCAGTCTGAAATGAGCTTCTCCGCCGTTCTTTTTAGAATCGGATCGACAATTGGCGACTTCTGATAGAAAACCATCACTTTTCCAAGTCCTGACTCTCTTAAATGAATAGTTTTGATCGGGAGTTTCGTCAACTCGATAATAAGCGTTCTCTGAATCTCGTAAGATGGCAAAGATCCGTCCGGAAGAGGCTCAAGCCAAATTCTCACCGCTTCTAGCATGTTATTATCCAAGATTGAATCGTATAATGCCGATTTCAAAAGCGTCTCTTTCACTTTTGGCAGTAACCGAAGCTTGTGTGTGGCTGGCTTGTGTGCATTGACACATTCGATATCATCATATGCAGCATCTTTCATTGCATTCTTCAAACTTCCAATTGCCTCATCTTGCATTGCTTCCAAatcaacttcatttttctttcttcttttcgttGGCTTCTTCATTGCTGCCGCAAATTTCTCCTCAAAAGTCATTTTTCTGTTCTCTGGGTCCTCTCCCGTATCATCAATGCTCTCTTTTGCCTCCTCTTTCTGCATTTTACCACTTGCCTCTTCATCTGCTGCATCTATACTTGTTGTCTCCTTTTCCTCCACATTCTCCTTTGAAGATGACTCTGGCTTCTTGTGCTTGCTCAACTTAGCCACGTCTTCCTCCAAATCAGCCTCATCATCTAACAAACTCTCGCTCAATTCCTTTTTAGCTTCCACTTTAGGTGCTTCTTCTTGCGAATCCGTAGAACTGGTAGCTTTTTCTAGAATTTCCACATCTTTCTCCTCGCCTTTTATCtgttttttctcttctgtGTCCGACATCCTTACTCAGACTTGATGATCTTCTCACTTATGCCAAATTGAGCCTTGTTCAAGCTTTTCAAGTGCAAGTCTGTAAACGATGAAATCCAGATGTGCCTTTTTTTCGCCGCTTGCTTTCCACCagacctttttttttttttgaattacGAAAATCCACAGAACACTATCAATTCCAAGCCACACCCGTACACCAAAAGGACAGATAATTCTATGATCATTTTTACAGATGCTGCACCTACACAGTAGTCTGCAAACAAAGTAAATAGAATTGCAATTCATTGGGTTTCAAGTCACCCCATTTCTTCAGCTCTACATTAAACGGCTACAAGGATATTCAGGCCCAACGCACACCTGTTGGTTTCTGCCTATTTCCCGCAGCTGGAAAAATTCGAAATGTTTACGTCATATATACGACAAGGATGAAGTCAGCATCACTATAAGCTTCGCCTCGTTTGGATATCAAACATTCGATGTaataattaaatttaaattaaatttagATATTCGATACACGGCGATGCGAAGATCGTGAAGTGGAGAAAGAAGGGGGCTTGACAGATGAGAAatgagaaatgaaaatttgcAAGGGTCGGAAATTAAACTGCATTAAGCTATATGGTGAATGGTCACAGAGTGTGTCTGATAAACTGTGGCTATGCAAGATGAAAATCATCTCGATAACGGttacagaaagaaagaaagcttGCCGAGCAAAGCGAGTACAGGTTAATATCCGCTCTATCTCCGCTCCATTGTTTATCCTGGGAAAGGGCTGACTgcattttttgctttatccGGAGTGGTCTGACAGCATATTGGACATTTCAACCGTTTTAAAATTCTAAGCTTTGGATTCCATTGTTTTTCAAGATGTTCGCGTAGAAAAATCCGAGGATTGTCTATTATCTCTTATAgggggagaaaaaagattcGCCGGGCAGGTGAGAAAGATATATGAATGAATAAGCAAAATAAAGCCATTTATTACATTATGTTAAAGTAGAGGGTTAGATTTACGGGATGATGCCCCCAAAAACTCATCAAACCCCATGCTTGAGGTATAGACTATCACACCATTAATTGAACACTAACCGCTCGCCCGTCCTATTCAAAGATTTGTCGGATGATAAAAACAGTCAAGTCCAAAGCCATTTCAAAATCCCCGTACTCAGtcatttcatttatccGGCATCGAATTATAATGCAATTCATGGATTCACGGTTCTTTATCGTGTTTTTGTGATTACACCCAAGAGCATTCATTGTTTTTCCAAGAGTGGATTTTTAGTATTTACAAACGCATTCGCAAAATTAGCGCCAAGTAACTAAGTGgttggtatttttttttttttttggctgcTATACATACTTCTTGGCCAGCgctaaaaaaagaatcgCAGAAGTACAACATCATGTATATTTGAGTAGAGATCAGCCGATCGATCACTAATTAGGGTTTTCAGGGAGGCATTTTCTGTCCCcggatatcatcatcaatgcATTCAGGCGCTAATCATACATTCTTTGGTCAGTGATAAATAATGTTGGCCGTACTTGCGTCCTCCTCACAcgtttctttttgctcTCTATTTGGATTTACCAattccccttttttttttgttcgaAATCGGTATTGTTTCCCCTGCTGGTCCCAACAGTTgacataaaaaaaagatgtgGCTATTTATAACCGGAACAATTTCCGACTTCCGATATGATTGCAGCGTAAGTTACATGTAGCTTTTCACAATATTCAAGCTGCCTTCCTGCCATTAACCTTGCAAGAAGTTCCAAGCCAAAAGGAGGGACGAATTCAAGCATCACGATAAAGTCCGCTGTTCCCAGGTTTGAGgttttgcatttgctttTGCACACTCACGCTTTTTCcagtgctttttttttcacatttcaCCATCGACCGAATTTTCGCATTCCCAAAAGTTTACGCCAGCAGTCCCGCAGCATGCCGTCCAAAGCCAGACCCACAGGAGGAATCGAACAGTACTCTTATTTTCGTGACAGATTCAACTGCTATCGCAACATTGTGTGCTACGCCGAATTCTCGTCGGATATAACTCGGCAGCACCTGTTTCTTTCCCTCCGGTCGCTCATATCCGAAGTGAATGGACTAGCTGTAAACACAAGAAATGAAGGTTCGGTCATCTGCCCATTAGAGACCATCAAGTTCGGAGATGTTGCCGAATTCAGGCAGATCGACGACCATTTCGACGTCGAGAAGACTATTAGCCAGCTGCACGACCTTCGTTTCCCGGTGGATACCGACAAACCACTCTGGAAAGTGGTTGTGTATGGGGAAAATCGCGTTTTTTTCGTGAGTGATCACACGATCTGTGACGGAAGAGGCCTCGCGTACTTTATGAGTGGCTTGACGGACCACTTGAACTTGACTCGGGGCGAAAAAGCCAAGCAGCAGGAGCTCAAGGTGTCGGAAGACTCGGCTGTGTTCGAACTTGGGCAGATTGAGCGTTTCTACATAACAGACAGCCTTGAAAAATATGTgacgaagaagaaaagcgCATCTTTCATATTTCACACGATTGTAGAAAACGTCGGGCCTCGCTGGATGGCTCATATATTTAGAACCAGGCACCTATACGAGTTTGATCTTTCCGGGAAGCCGCTTCCTATTCCGGACAACATTTCACCATCCATGCACACGCAGGTGGAAGTTGTGAGAATCGGAAAACCGGCTTTGGACAACCTTCTGCAGACAGGGAAGAAACACGGTGTCAAACTAACGGTTTTGTTGGTGTACCTCATCGCCAAGATCTTAAAGAAGATCGTGATCGAGTCTGATCCGCACAGATACAAGGCAACCGAGAATTATGACTTGGAGTATGCTATTCCGGTCGATGGCAGGTCTTTTGTCGATGTTAAGGAGGTGCAAAACAGAGAGCCTGACTTTGTGAAAGGGTTTGGCAACTTTGCTTCCAGCGTGAGTCTGAAAACACCGTCTGCTGCCATTTCCCTGGATCCAAATACGATTGACTGGCCGTTGGTCCGGGCCATGCAGAAGAAATTGGCCGATATGCTTGCGAAGAAGGAAAACTTGTCGTTGCTAGGCGTTTTGTCGTTTGTTGACGTCAAGGATTACATAAAAGGTCTATCTGACCAGAGAAATAAAGCTTTCGAAGGCCACTACCTCGAGGTTTCCAACTTGGGATACTTCAAGTTCAACGAAAAGGTCCCAGAAGATGGCTTCCAAGTCAAGGATGTCATTTTTTCGCAGAGTGTCTGTGTCACCGGTGCATTGATAGATGCTAATGTCATCGGCTTTGAAAATGGACTAAGGATAGCTCTTGGCTGGGATACAAATCTGCCATTTGCAAAAAGCGTTAACGGAATTGCCGAGACTGTTCGCACCTCTCTTGAGAATGTGAAATGAGCGTTTTATGTTTATTTCTGTTGATGCTTTGGAAACATTGTGTTACACATAGATAAATAGgcttttcttattttatgcACATGTACTACTATTAAACCGAATTCATATAACTCATTTGTAGCATCTAGAAGCGTATTACTTACTTTTTTACttaatttatttgcttGATTCACTTAATTCATTTACTTAATCCAGTTACTTAATTCGGTTACTTCATCCATTTACTTTCTACTTCTATGTCACCGCTATCTGTTACTGGTCCTCCTGACGGATGTGCGCTGcggtgtacggatgtagCAAGTATTTCTGCGAACagaaaaagatggaaaaaagtagaataaaaaagggtacaacaaaaaaaaagttgaacaAAAAAGTCTTACAGaaaagtgagaaaaaagtCACCTTTCTTTAAGTTTACTATTTTTGATCCACTCTTAGGCTCCCTATTATTTCCCTTTTATGTCCTCCAAACCAATAAAAGCACCTCTAATTACATAAAAATGGATCCAAGTTtcacagaagaagatgcaaaaagattaaagCAGCAACAAACTGACTTGACCTTGAAACTTGCTGCACTTTTAGCCTTTGGTCTTTGGCTGGCTCCAACAGCCATTCATTTTGCCAAGAGAGCTCTATAAACATCTTTTTCTCATGCTTCCATCCGGAATCTGACATAAATATCGCCGGATCGGAATCCCTTTGTGCATATCGGTGGATTTTGCTTGCTTTTTGATGCAAACCAAACACTATTTTTATCGTTTTCCCTTCATGTTTTGTTGTTGGCATgcgttctttttctcttgctATTTGCGTGTTCCTTTTCTGTATGTATCTGTGTATATATAACGAATAAACATTTGCCTGTATATTAACTCTTGATTTTTCTCACTTAGGTACCAGTTTCCCCACCTTATCAAGTAGGCTCTCTGTCACATCCCCTTCTTGGATGGCAAACCCAGTTGGTTTTTTCGTTTTATTTGAGGTAAACATGTCTCTAACCTGCTCATTCACAAAATTATCCTCTTTTGCACTGTGTTCAGCCACCTTTACTATTgtttcatcttccaaaaAAGGCTTGGCTCTTTCCAATAGCTTATACCCGCGTCGAATTTCACTATTGATAAACAAGCAGGTTTCTTTCAATGGCTTGAGATCATACTTTTCAACAAACTTACTGCCCAATGTGTTTTTTTGCACAATATTCTTGCCGTTTCTCGATGCATTGGTgctgcttctgctttttaaaaCACCCTTGTAATCCATTGGAGCCACCTTCTTTTTAAGAAGCGTCACTTTTTTGTCCATCTTGGTCAGTTTCACGATCATGTCTGAaatcttcttgttttccTCAATTTGCCGGGAGATCTCAGCCATCTTGTCCGCATACTGCTTGTCGAGTTTGGCTGCTTTATCAATTGTATCCGGAACAATCTTCATGCCTTCCTGATGCTTTAATCTCACATATCCTCCCGCCAACAAATCATCCGGTATTGTCAGTATATTTCTTATGATGTACAATTCAAGCTTATCGTAGTTCCGATTTATCAGATGCTCCAACAAGCTTTCCAACTTTGCCGTTCCCTTTCGtatatcatcttcagaaTATCGAACTGCGTTTTTGTACGGGCTTCCTTCATTGACCAtcacatcatcatcatcgttctttttctctgcttctgcctgctttttatttctctCTATCAAATCAGACCTTCTCTCCAACAAAGCATTTTCGATCTGATCTGTGCATCTGTACATGATTTCGTTAACAACGTTGATAATATCATCCACGACACTTATAGGCTGATATCCCAAATGTTCAGTCAGGGTTTCGCTTATTGCAATCTGCGATTTTGACTGTGACATAATGTGCAGAATAAAATATTGGATTCTTGCAGGCACAATGTTCAACCTATGCGTTATAAGCAGGCCATAAAATTGGTTAAATGTTAACATCTGGGTGCCTATGTAAATAAAGCGgaggaaaaatatatgtttaCAAACAGAGAAGGGAAATTTGAATGCGGAATCGCGTAACGGGATTTTCTGTTCGGTATTTATGTATTATCAATTTATAATTTATAATTTACATTTTCGTTCTTCTATTCGCTCAGCTGTTTTCGTCTTTTCCTAAAAAATACATCCCTCAGATATGTACAACAATATGCCCCAAAAAAGCTCCATATATggtaataatatttatccCCTCTGAAaggattttatttttacaaaTCCAAGCCCTATATAAGGACGCGAATCCGCTCATTACATATCGTAAAATACAATGTCAATCATGCCTTTCTCTAATTTCTATTAACAAATACACAAATATTCTccatcttcctcatctaATTATTCAATCGCTAGAATCCTCGCTTGAACTATCGCTGGACTCATCAGAGCTGGCAGAGCTGGCAGAGCTATTCGGACTTTTGGAGCTTTGCTTATCCCTTTTGTcgtcatctttttcatctttatcatcatcgtctTCATCACTCGAGGAATTATCTTCAACACTTGACTCATCGCTTGAACTTTCCTCCGCATCAGATTTTTCGGCTTTGTTCAAATCAGTATCCTTTGAAGCTGCAGCCGGCTCGTCATCAAATCTCATATGCTTCTTACCCGAAGTGCTCCTACTATCTTTTAGGGTAACTGGCTGCGTATCCCTTTCATCTTGAGGAGAAACAAGCGTACCCTCAATGGAAATTGCTCTTCCTGCCAAATGCATGGCTCGTATTCTGAACTGGAGCTTTCCCTGAATAGGAattccattttcatctATCCAATGACCCAAAGAATGTCCAAACCTTCCTCCATGTCTGTCCTGCTTTCCAGATGGATCACtcacaattttttgagTGGTGTCCGTACCTTCAGTTGTGGCATCACcaacattttttgattcCGCCAAGTCTCCGTCTTCAACAGCATCTGCCTCGTGATActcatcttcctcattGGGAACAAACTGCCATTCAGCAGGAATgttgaatttcttgattGTGGCATTAAAAGCATCGTGAATCAAAAGTCCAATGTGCGACTGTGACTGCATATAGCACCATCCTTCAACAACATCGCCAATCTTGGGGCTCCAGAGAAGAAAGTCTACCGTACACCAAAGAAACGAGAATGGAGTGTCGTTCCCGACCCTTCCGAGAGCTATCATACCGCCAGATAGCTCATCTTCCATTTGACTCTGATCCATAATCTTCAACCGAAAGTATGAGATGACGACTCCTCTCAATGCTGGGCAGTACGACATGAGCATTGGGTCTAAATGCTGTTGTCTGATGGCAGATAAGGGATCGTTGACAAAGCATGGAGCAATAGAAACGTACATTGCCGCTCTAACTCTGTGAAAACATTGAGACAAGCCATCAGATCCAACCTTATTGGCTTGGCGCTTGTCCTGTATTAGTTGTATGTCTCGAAGAATTACATCATTCTGTTTTTCGCTTGTCTCTCTTAATTTTGTGCGCTTGCTTGTGATAGTGACTTCAGTTTCGTCTATCACTTCACTGATCTCTCGCTTCTGTACTGTAGTTGACATATCGAAAGTAGTACTTGATTTAAATAAGCGATTTATTTTATGATCGTCTGGCAAACAACGTTGGTGGGTACTTAAGTAAGTGGTGATGTCGGTCAAATTTTCACCTAGCTgatacaattttttttttttttttttttgctttgttaaAATTTTCTTGCAGCGAATTTTCACAAACTCCAAAACAGGAAACTCGGATTGCAGGAGGGATTGGGATTCGAACCGGCGTCTAATATTGCGTACTATAATACTTCTTATCGTGACATTTATATTAATACACATCatttaaaaagaatgaacGCGAATTTATTCACATAGCAACTTTATTCACATAGCATATTAACAAACTGGCAAACCTATTTTCTGCCAAAAAGACGGGACAGACGACCTCCTCCTTTAAAATGCCGCAGGCTCGACATCTTTCCGGactctctttccaaaaaacCGTCCACCTCTTGAGAATACCCATTCTTGAACATTCTAAATGCAAGGCCTTCTTGAGAGTTCATCATCTTAGTCTCACGCATCATCTGAGGACGATACATCAGGTATTTCTGTTTCATCTGCTTTGACATTTGCTGAGATGTTGGTGCGTCTTCTTTCTCCGAGTATTCTGGAACATCCTTGAACCTCACTTTTTTGACCAAATTTCCACCTTCATCATACTCTTTATCATCGTTATGACAGACGATAAGGTTGCCCACTTCTTCCGTATGCCGTTTAGTGCTGTTACTGCTGCTTGAAATGCTTTTATTCATAAGACTGCTTT includes the following:
- a CDS encoding uncharacterized protein (BUSCO:EOG0926390Q), giving the protein MSDTEEKKQIKGEEKDVEILEKATSSTDSQEEAPKVEAKKELSESLLDDEADLEEDVAKLSKHKKPESSSKENVEEKETTSIDAADEEASGKMQKEEAKESIDDTGEDPENRKMTFEEKFAAAMKKPTKRRKKNEVDLEAMQDEAIGSLKNAMKDAAYDDIECVNAHKPATHKLRLLPKVKETLLKSALYDSILDNNMLEAVRIWLEPLPDGSLPSYEIQRTLIIELTKLPIKTIHLRESGLGKVMVFYQKSPIVDPILKRTAEKLISDWTRPIMGRSDNYRAKRVPTASFNIEKLKADQRLHSGADTHKKAVRKTLYQESADRRKRAAAPEVSAKVYSIAPQVNVDELRRSGRSTVAAMGIGSSLSRDERFKRLNQKLTHLSQKKSSKKKGGVSIEGKGVNAF
- a CDS encoding uncharacterized protein (BUSCO:EOG09264DY4), coding for MSQSKSQIAISETLTEHLGYQPISVVDDIINVVNEIMYRCTDQIENALLERRSDLIERNKKQAEAEKKNDDDDVMVNEGSPYKNAVRYSEDDIRKGTAKLESLLEHLINRNYDKLELYIIRNILTIPDDLLAGGYVRLKHQEGMKIVPDTIDKAAKLDKQYADKMAEISRQIEENKKISDMIVKLTKMDKKVTLLKKKVAPMDYKGVLKSRSSTNASRNGKNIVQKNTLGSKFVEKYDLKPLKETCLFINSEIRRGYKLLERAKPFLEDETIVKVAEHSAKEDNFVNEQVRDMFTSNKTKKPTGFAIQEGDVTESLLDKVGKLVPK
- the RPS23A gene encoding 40S ribosomal protein S23-A, whose translation is MGKGKPRGLNSARKLRTKRRNNKWADSLYKSRLLGTAYKSSPFAGASHAKGIVLEKLGVESKQPNSAIRKCVRVQLVKNGKKVTAFVPNDGCLNYVDENDEVLLAGFGRRGRAKGDLPGVRFKVVKVAGVSLSALWKEKKEKPRT